The nucleotide sequence CAATTTGGCTTTCCTGAGACCAAACTATGCCGCCACAGTTGTTGATCTGGTCAAGGAGTTGGGAGGAAGGCCATTCCTTACCGATTGCAATACCCTCTATGTCGGGGGAAGAAAACATGCACTTGATCACATGGAGAGTGCCTATAAAAACGGTTTTATGCCCTATACTACCGGATGCCATATCATCATTGGGGATGGACTGAAGGGGACAGATGAAACATTGGTCCCCGTTCCTGGAGGGAAGTATGTCAAGGAAGCAAAGGTGGGACGTGCCTTGATGGACGCCGATATCCTTATCAGTCTCGCCCACTTCAAGGGTCATGAGGCCACCGGTTTTGGTGGTGCCCTCAAGAATATCGGAATGGGCGGAGGTTCCCGTGCAGGGAAGATGGAGATGCACTGTGATGGAAAACCACAGGTTGATCAGAGTCTTTGCATTGGTTGCGGTGCCTGTATCGATATCTGTGCCCACGATGCTCCACACATCACTGATGGGCTCTCTTGGATCGATCAGGACAAGTGTGTTGGTTGTGGTCGTTGTATTGCGGTCTGCCCTACTGATGCAATCTCAAACAATGACGGTAGCTCCAATGACAAGTTGAACTGCAAGATTGCTGAGTACACCCATGCAATCTGTCATGGAA is from uncultured Sphaerochaeta sp. and encodes:
- a CDS encoding DUF362 domain-containing protein — its product is MEASKVYYTNLRCDNGDSRLHKLTRLIKRAGIENIDFKNKFTAIKIHFGEPGNLAFLRPNYAATVVDLVKELGGRPFLTDCNTLYVGGRKHALDHMESAYKNGFMPYTTGCHIIIGDGLKGTDETLVPVPGGKYVKEAKVGRALMDADILISLAHFKGHEATGFGGALKNIGMGGGSRAGKMEMHCDGKPQVDQSLCIGCGACIDICAHDAPHITDGLSWIDQDKCVGCGRCIAVCPTDAISNNDGSSNDKLNCKIAEYTHAICHGRPTFHINIVIEVSPNCDCHGENDLAIVPDVGFFASFDPIALDKACADAVNEQPFIPSSALGEREHCHHDHFTDTHPTTSWKVALEHGEKLGLGTMEYELFEVK